The following is a genomic window from Parabacteroides johnsonii DSM 18315.
GTTCAGAAACCTCGCCTGTACGCCGGCATCGTGCAGTTGGTCGTGTACTTTGCGGATTTTCACGAGAAAATCACGCCATTTCTTGCTGTCGAACGAAAACAGCCGGCTTTTCTTGGCTTCCTGCGTAATCGTCAGGTAGCACGCGCTGTCCGTGTAGTTGCGCCCTTTGAAATAGCGGAAATAGGCCGACGAGAGAAACTCGTGCTTGCCGCCCGTCTCGTTCTCGAACTGTTTCTTGACGAAAATGTCTTGTTTGTGAATGGCATATCCTTCGCCCAAAGTCTGTGCAAGGGCCGTGAAAAGCTGCGTGAACTCGTAGTAACTGTCGATATTCGCGGAGTATTTCTGCACCGGATTCTCCATTTTCAAGATGGCGGAATACTCGCCGCTTTTGGTGTACAATACGCCTATGCCGTCCGTATCTTCCACGGAATAGTAAATGTCCTGAAAGATACGTTTACGCTTGCCGCCGGTTCCGAAAGCATAGACCGATATGGCCATGCCGGTACATACGGCTATGAAGATCAGAATAATGTACAGAGTCATTTCAAAATCCATAAATAAAGGCAAGCCCGCCTGAACTTCAGGCGGACCTGCCCGCGTTCAACATCAATAAGACCACACGTTGTTCGTGATGGTTTTTCTTTCGTAGGTCATAACTTCTTCGAATAGGCATAGATATACACACCATGTCTGTTCTTTTTGGTATGCAGACCCTTACGCTGTTTGAGCATGATGAGCGCAATACCCGTCGATAAGGCAGCGACCAGCGTAACCAGTCCTGCCACGAACCCGATCAGACAGTAGGCGATGATAAAACCGACGATAGCACCGCCGGCAGCACCCGCCGCCCAATAGATATATCTGCCTTGCAGTCCCATCAGTTCCAGAGGTCGTTGCAGACCTTTGAAAAGCGGGTAGTCGAGATAGCGTTCGTCCTTACCTTTCATCGTGCAAGACCTTTATCCGCCAATACCGAAGAACATCGGAAGGGCTTGAGCGGCAGCGATTAAGAAAATACAGGCTCCGACCACCATCATAATTTTCTTCTTGACGTCCTGCTCCTCGTTGTTCATCGCGATATATACCGAGATGGCGCCCACGATGGCAACGACCCCCGCGATGGCGTAACACAATTTGACCATAATGGGGACATACTTGGCAATCTCCTCCGTTACGGTAGCCAAAGCGGTTGTACCGGCTGAATAATCACCGGCGGAGTTCTGCGCCATGACGGTTGTCACTCCGCACAGCAGCATCAGCATCAGCGTCTGCGGTTTTTTCGCAGAAATCATCTTTCTAATCAGTTTTTTTGTCTTCTGAAACATGCTTGATTGTATTTTAAGTGAATATTATGGTTGTTCCGAATTGGCTTATCGGCGGCAGGGAATCGTTCTGACGCTTATATGCGGTAGCCGAAAAAGGCCGGGAAAACGATAGAAGCCCCGATAATGAAAAGACACGCCCCGAAGAGCGTCATAATGGACTTGAGAATGTCCTGATCACCGGCATTCCACTTGATGTAAATCTGGAGCGCGGATACGATGACACAGAGCGAGGCGATAGCGTAGCAGATGTACAGGACATACAGCATATTGGTAACTACGAAATCGTGCATCGTGGCCAGTGCGTCGGCGCCCCAACTGTAATTCACACTGCCGCTTTTGGCCATTGCCGAACAGGGAATAATGGAGCATAACGTACACAGTATTTTCTTTGTATTCGACATCTTACAGCTTATCTTTGATAGGTTTCCATGACAGTTCGGCACGCCCGTCCAGCCGTCCTCCGGAGACCATTGCTTTATACATCTCTTCAGCTGTCAGCGGATCGGACAGGTAGGGTTCGGTATCTTCCAGCCGTGCTTCGACTTTCGCTTTCAGTTGTTCGAACCGCTCCTGCGCGGCTCCCTCTCCTTGATCGGTGTCGGTTTCTTGGGGTGGTTCGGAAGCAGGTTGAAAATTTTCCGTATCGTATTTCTCGCTGCCGATACTGAAACCGGTATCGTTCTCCGAGACGTCGATACTCTCTTCCGTGGTGTCTTCCATATCGAGGTCGAAAATCTCTTCGCCCGGTTTATCCGTCCCTTTTTTCCCATAAAGATCCTGAACGACGATGACTGCATAATAGATGATATACACTACCGTTAGGGCAATGGCGAATATAAAGTATGAATCCATCTGTTTAAGTATGAAATTAGACTTTAATTAAAATATGATCGCAAAGAAAAGTATTATATCTAAAAACGCAAAAGAAACTTATTCTTAAATCATTATTTTAGGGAAAATATTTTTCTAAAATATAAAAATCATACTCTAATTTCATACTTAAAGGCGTTTTTTTACAGGATAGGCAGGCATAAAAAAAGCCCTCCTGTCGGAGAGCTTTCGGGGGAATGGGACAGATGATGATTTACCGCTTTTTCCCGCGCAGGTAGTCGTTCAGGTCTTTGTACTCGGCATAGCGGGCGGTTTCGTTGATCGCTCCGATGCCGTGCAGCTCGACGATGGTCTCCACGGTCTTTTGCCCAGCCATGTCGTTGTCCAAGTAGCAATGGATATATGAATACGGTTCCAGTACCTGCAAGGCTCTTTTCAGGTTGCTGACGGAGTTCATGACAACATGGTCGCACGGCACTTGAACGCAGGCAACCGTGTCGCCTTTTCGTTGCAAGGTCAGAAAGGACAGAAAATCCATAAAACCCTCGTACACGCAAACGTGCTTCTGTCTTTCTTCTGCGATATGCCCGATGAAGGATATGTCTTTATTCCTTATACAACCTTTATAATAAGGATTGCGTATCTCATACCCTCCGGACACATTCTCAAAGGCAATCGAGAAGTAATGCCGCTTGCGCAATTCATAATGGATCTCTTTGCAGTATTTCCGGGCAATGTCCGTATCTATGCTGCGAGAATGCAGATACGACAGCAGCGCGTGGTGGTTCAAATCCAGTACCCGCACGTCTTTCATGGCTTCCTCGATGTCGGTGTCGAAACGAGGCATACGGGTATGGACAGGAAGCGATACGCTCAACCGGCTCTCTATCGTGCGTAGAGCTTCATGCACGGTACTCAAACGGTAGAGTTGCATGACAAGCTCTATGATGCCGCCGCCCTCTGACAAACCGAAGTCGTACCATTCATTCAACCAGTCGTTGACCTTGAAAGATGCCGACTGTTCTTCTCTGTAAGGAGATAAATACCAATACTGGTGATTGCAGACCCGGACCGGAGCATAACCGAGCGATTGCAGGAAATCGACGATCCGGATTCGCTTTGCTTCTGATATATTCATGGGAAAGGAGCGTTTAGTATGGTTCTACTATATATATCCACAAACTAAACCGGCATGGTCAGATATGGAAATTCTCGTTGTACACGTACCCGCGTCCGTTTTTTTGTATGGCGTCGTGTTGGATAAGGAACTTGCACAGATTGACCAGCGTGTTGCGCCCCCTGCAATAGCCGATACTGTCGTACCCTTTCTTTAAGGCATCGAGCAAGGACTGGTAGCCTGAAACATCATTGTCCGAGAAGGCCGCCTCCAAGGCGGAACGATGTTGTTGCTCCGTCATGTCCGTATAAGACGACAACCGTTCTCTTTTACTCATTTTGAACTGGTGGTCTTCTACCAAGTGCGGAAGAGAATCGTCCCCGATTTCAAATGCGAAAGGGGTGAACTCCCGGTCTCTTATGTGCATGGCCCTGACTTCGCTGATTTTGCCGTTCTCTGCGTTTTTCGATATTTGCAGGATTGTCTCGGCTTTGTTGTTCAGCTCCGTACCGATGTGTCCTCTCGTGTTGTCATCGCCTTTGTTCAAATGCAGAACCGTATGGATATGCAACTCGTAATAGCTCGACCATCTCATAAGTTCATTGATGATGTCGAGGGATTCGCTCGGACTGTTTATGTCATGGATCAGGTCGCGGATACCGTCGATGATAACCAGCCCGATGTTCTCTTCCTCGTGAAGCGCCCACCGGATAATGTCCCGACGCTGGTCGGGAGTATATTCGCGGAGGACGAAAAATTCTATCCGGTCGTTTTCTTGGTCTGTCGGCAGGCCGGCCAAGGTCAATATCCGGTGAAGGACTTTGTGGCAATGGCATTTGCTCTGTTCCGTGTCGATATACAGGACACGGTTCTTGCAGGGAGGCAGCTCTGCCTTGTATTTCAATACCTCTTTCCCCGAAAGGGCGGACGCGACGATGGCACTGACATTGAACGTCTTTTTGCTTTTGGGCTTTCCGGTAGATGCACTGAAATTGCCTAACGTTGCGATGGTCACGCCGTCTATCTGTACGATCTCCTGCGGGAAGTCATACTTTTCGGTAACGCTCAACCGGATGTATTTCAATAGCGACCGGTATTTCTCTTCGTCAATACGGTGATTATCGGGTAAAGCCATATCTGTTTTCATCGTTTCCCTCCTTTCTTGATTTGTTTTTGTTTGTTATCCTTATCCAATAGATAAGCCATGATGTTCGCCTGCTTCTCGATTTCCTCGTTGGACAGGCAAGGATTACGTTTTATCCACTCGTTCAGATCATTCCGAAGAATGAAGATGTTCTTGCCATTGGGTTTGTACACCGTCAGCTCTCTGGAAGAGGTCAGCTTGTAAACGTAGCTTTTGGATACTTGCAGATAAGCCGCTACTTCATCTATGCTCAAAAAATCTTTTGCCATATACGCTATTCTTTCCACCCTTGCCAGATGGGACAGCAATTCGTTCAGAGAACCGAACCGTTGCAGGAACTTTTCGACTCTCAATACCTCTTGCTTAAAGCCTTCCAGAGAGTTGTTTTCGAGAAAGGCTTTAAGCCCTTCGATTCGCGAGAGCAATAAGTCAATCTCTTTTCTATTCATAACGCTTCGTTTTCCGTGCGGGGTGTAGTCCCGGTTGTTTGTACTCGATTTCTCATAACCCATTTGCATAACTCTTTCCGGTTGAAATAGACCAGCTTGCCGTTAGGCTTGTAGTGGGGAATCTGTTTCGATGAAGTGAGCTTATAGATATAGCTCTCCGAAACACCCAGATAGACCGATGCCTCATGAATCGTAAGCGTTTCTTTGACAGTCCACATCTGTTCCTTGATTTGTCTGATACTGGCCTCGATGGATTTGATTTTTTCCACCTCATTGATTTTCCGTTCCAACGTTTTGATACGTTCAATGGGTTTCTCCGATGTCATCATGGAGATAATCTCTTCCATTTGAGCCATGTATTTGGAAAACGCATTGTTTCCCATTGTTGTCTTTCTATGTCTCATTGTTTTGTAAAATTTGATTTGACAAAAAGAAGTTTACCCTCCGTAGTGTAATCGATTACGGAGGGCAAAGGTAAAAGTGTATGTCCGGCCTTCGATGTTGATATTATTGAGTGTCAACGTATCTCTCGATACAACTATCAACAAATCGGGTTTCTTTTATTGGACTTCTTTGTTCTTGATTAGCTTTACATACCTGTCGATGACAGCCAGAAGTTTCTTTTCGGAGATGCCGGGCTGCATGTCTTTTATCCGATTGAGGGTAGAGGACAGATCGTGCTGGTCGAGATACTTCCTACCCGAAGAACTTATGATAAGCCTCCTTTTCGCGATAAAGGATTGCC
Proteins encoded in this region:
- a CDS encoding DUF4134 domain-containing protein — protein: MFQKTKKLIRKMISAKKPQTLMLMLLCGVTTVMAQNSAGDYSAGTTALATVTEEIAKYVPIMVKLCYAIAGVVAIVGAISVYIAMNNEEQDVKKKIMMVVGACIFLIAAAQALPMFFGIGG
- a CDS encoding helix-turn-helix domain-containing protein, whose amino-acid sequence is MRHRKTTMGNNAFSKYMAQMEEIISMMTSEKPIERIKTLERKINEVEKIKSIEASIRQIKEQMWTVKETLTIHEASVYLGVSESYIYKLTSSKQIPHYKPNGKLVYFNRKELCKWVMRNRVQTTGTTPRTENEAL
- a CDS encoding helix-turn-helix domain-containing protein; protein product: MNRKEIDLLLSRIEGLKAFLENNSLEGFKQEVLRVEKFLQRFGSLNELLSHLARVERIAYMAKDFLSIDEVAAYLQVSKSYVYKLTSSRELTVYKPNGKNIFILRNDLNEWIKRNPCLSNEEIEKQANIMAYLLDKDNKQKQIKKGGKR
- a CDS encoding AAA family ATPase, producing the protein MKTDMALPDNHRIDEEKYRSLLKYIRLSVTEKYDFPQEIVQIDGVTIATLGNFSASTGKPKSKKTFNVSAIVASALSGKEVLKYKAELPPCKNRVLYIDTEQSKCHCHKVLHRILTLAGLPTDQENDRIEFFVLREYTPDQRRDIIRWALHEEENIGLVIIDGIRDLIHDINSPSESLDIINELMRWSSYYELHIHTVLHLNKGDDNTRGHIGTELNNKAETILQISKNAENGKISEVRAMHIRDREFTPFAFEIGDDSLPHLVEDHQFKMSKRERLSSYTDMTEQQHRSALEAAFSDNDVSGYQSLLDALKKGYDSIGYCRGRNTLVNLCKFLIQHDAIQKNGRGYVYNENFHI
- a CDS encoding DUF4134 domain-containing protein, whose translation is MSNTKKILCTLCSIIPCSAMAKSGSVNYSWGADALATMHDFVVTNMLYVLYICYAIASLCVIVSALQIYIKWNAGDQDILKSIMTLFGACLFIIGASIVFPAFFGYRI
- a CDS encoding DUF4133 domain-containing protein is translated as MKGKDERYLDYPLFKGLQRPLELMGLQGRYIYWAAGAAGGAIVGFIIAYCLIGFVAGLVTLVAALSTGIALIMLKQRKGLHTKKNRHGVYIYAYSKKL
- a CDS encoding toprim domain-containing protein, which codes for MNISEAKRIRIVDFLQSLGYAPVRVCNHQYWYLSPYREEQSASFKVNDWLNEWYDFGLSEGGGIIELVMQLYRLSTVHEALRTIESRLSVSLPVHTRMPRFDTDIEEAMKDVRVLDLNHHALLSYLHSRSIDTDIARKYCKEIHYELRKRHYFSIAFENVSGGYEIRNPYYKGCIRNKDISFIGHIAEERQKHVCVYEGFMDFLSFLTLQRKGDTVACVQVPCDHVVMNSVSNLKRALQVLEPYSYIHCYLDNDMAGQKTVETIVELHGIGAINETARYAEYKDLNDYLRGKKR